TAGGGATTACAGAGCATGCGGTTGTGTCCATGTGGTGTGCATCTGTGGTGGTGTGCAGGTCAATGCGTGTTCACACATGTTTTTCCGTTCCAACTTGAAATGACCGTAAATAAAAGAAATTAAAACAGGGAGTGGAGTGTTCAGTGCTCCATCCAGCATGATCATTTCCTACAAGGACATGCACTAGAAAAGAAAATGTGTGGACCTGCTGTTCCCTCTCTGGTATATTACTCCCCCCTTTCAAAATAAGTGTCACATTTTAGTTTAAGATAGGCAGTATATGTAACCTGCTAAGCTGAAAAGAAAAGGGATCATGATACATGAGCACTTAGGTGGAAAATTATCACGCCTGTATTACACCAACTCCCGGTTCTGAAGCCCATGGTTCTACTCCATCTGTTCCATGAAGATTGTCTGAGATTTGTTAATATTTAGATGTATGTAGATGCTatgtagtgtctagatacatttaaattttgacaaatctttTACAACCTTCCTTGAACGGATGGAGTATCTCAAACTTGGCCCTCCAAATGGAACTGCCCCACGTACAGATGATCCTTTTCATCTCCCTGTTCCGGAGTACTACAGTCTTTTCACAGGCTCGCTGGGAGTCAGCAAGTTCATGAACCAGACGCACGCGGAGTCACTCATTAGATGCATAGGTTCAGTGGATTAGTTAATTTATCAGTCTAACCAAAGTTGACCAGAAAACTGTTAACCTTTTATCTCTGCTGAATGTAGTCTTGCCAGCCAAAAATGACATATCCTTTGACCTTCTGTTTGACACAGCAGAAGGTTCCAGAAACCAAGGTTATTCCAGTCCATGAAATGCTCATGGATTTGGACCGTGCCACAGTGGAGAGTGGGAAAAAGTAGGTCATGCTTGAGTACTAAACTACTAATCCATCTGACCCACAGTAAGTACAAAGGATCTGGCAACTGCAAGAATGCCTTCCATGGACTGTCCAAGAGGCAAGAGCTCACGGCGAAGAATTTAGAAACTGGTACTACAGCTTCAACTGTATCCAAAAATTGCTTTTAGACCTGCCTATACAGTACTACTATCATCTGCAGATTATTTAAGTAAGAACAAACCATACATTTACACCATAAACGAGTTCCATTTGAGATGTACATTGTTTGCAATTATGTACAGGTTGGCAACAGCACTGCCTGTTGCAGTTGTGCATGGAGCAACATCTACGCGCTGTCCTGCTTCGGTTTCTGGCTGAGCTCAGAGTAATCCCCTCCCATCAGCTGCAGTATCTCGGTCCAGAGGCAAGAAGGATCGGTTGACACCGCATCACTGATGAGCTCTGTGCTACAGGAAGCAACAGCCCAGTATCCCGCCCTGATCTCGCTTAACAGCTGTTCATAATCCCAGGCTGCATGCCCCACAAAGAATCTCAGGTCCTCGGTTCTAATCGCACCGCTCTTCATCAGAACACCGGCCTTCTCCAGCTCAGTTCGAAAGCCGAAGCAGATGCCTGGTATCACCTCCTCAAACCCCTTGAGGCGTGAGCTGTCTTTGGTACGTACCAAGAACATGCTCATGTCAACGGGGCCTCCGAAGAAGAGGGCGCAGTCCCCGAAAGGGGTTGTTTGGTCTCGGAATGATGATGGATTCACATTCTTGATCTTTGTATAAAGTGGACGGTTCAGGATGACTCCAAATGGGCCATCAAAGGTACCTCTTGTCCCAAGTCTGAGCAGGAGAATAACGGTTCTTTCGAAGATGCTGTCGTCATCGAGCACCTCCGTAGCTACCAAGACACACCCTGCCTCCGGCATTGTAATAGGGTGAGCCCATTTTTGAGGGAGCTGGTGTACTGATTCTTCAGAAGATGCCTTCGACTCTCCAGGAACACTTGGATCTATCAATAGCTCCTGATCCAAGGATTTAAAATGGTAAAGCAGAAAAGAAATGGACAAATACTATGATATAACCAAAGTTGGTTAGAAAGTACTAGCTTTGCTTCTCGTTTCTTTTGAAGAACTTTAGCTCTGTGCTAATAACAATTCAGAACTCACCTGAAGGAATATTTACAATGTAACAAGGTTTGAGAAACAACAGCTAATCTAATGAAAATTTTGATGTACAGAGAACTGCATAAGGTACCAGAGAGGATTCATTTGCAGAATGCTATTAACATTTTTTGCACGGAGAGTTTTTTGGAGCCTACATTTGAATGCCAAAATATCAAGAAATAAGGGAAATCATAAATTTCTACTCCGTACGATAAGTCATGTTCTAATGTAACACCCCATTGGAGACATTGTGCACTTGTATCTTCTTTTGAATATGCTATAGTATATCACTATAGCATTAGCTTGTTTTAAAAAAACACTATAGCATTAGCAGCAGCCATAATATATTTATACATTATCATATACAACCAGTGAAACTAGCTAAGATTGATGCATTATTACCAATTTCTTGACAGATATGTAATGTCAGGAATTGATAATGAATTTCTAGATGACCTAAATGCATGTCAAACTGTAGATAATTAGAACCTAAATAAAAGGTATGTGCACTACGGATTGTCGCTACAGATGTGCCGCCCTCACCTGTTCCCGTCGCACAAGGTTTGCTCTGACATCTCTCCAGTAATTGCTGTTTGAAATATTAATAGGCTCAGTGGAATTTGATTCATCTGGTGGTTCGTTCAATCCATCAGAGCTGTCTCCTGTTGGAACAGATGCATCACCACTTCCTGCATGAAGAAGTCACACAACTGAGACCAGGTAATCGTTCTGGTTCACGCTTTTCACTACAACATAAATATATCACACCATGAATAAACACTGATTTATATAGGCGATACTAGAGAACCTGAAGTTCCCCTATCCACTGGTTTCACTTGAAACTTAGCACCTGATGATGTTCTCCCATTATATTCAATCAAAGTAGCCCAGGCCAGTCTATCGAAGTAAACACACATTATAACTTCGCAATTGGGGGAAATCCATCCAAATTATATCACGCAACTACTAGCTCAATTCCACAACTGTAAAGACGAAATCACCCCTAGGGAAGCATCATGATTACAAGGTTCATCCACTACGCAAAACTTAACACTCATTAGGAATTTCCATCTGAAGCCACTAGTATCAACAATAGCCAGTGCCTAATCATCCAATTCTGCCAGCTAGACCCAAATCTCCACCTCTCTCTTGTCGGTCAAATTCACCAAAACCAACGCCAGCATGCACAATTGGCACCTGTCGAAAAATCGACTTGAAACCCCCAACCGCAAAAAATCTACTCGTACGAAAATGGTTCGATCGTTTCCACATCCTAATCGCGCGAAGACCACACAATTCCGGCTCTAGCTGCGCCAGTTCGCATCGAGAACATCAGATACTCAACGGAGAGATCCTCACCTGACGACGACGCCTTGCTCTTGGCTTCCTCGTCCTCGCTGCCGCCGGCCCCGTGGATGCCTCTCCTCCCCGACGCACGCACCGCCACGAGCGGCCTTACCGCCGGGCCACGCCTCCGGCACGAGGACCACGGGCCCGtcttgccggcggcggcggcgaggggagcCCCAGCCCGAGTCGCCGGGGCGGGGCGAGTCGGCGTCAGGCACGGCCCGCCGGCCTTCATGTTGAGGGCCCACATGTCCGTGGGAGTGGAATGTGGAAATGGAGAAGTGGTGGAACCGCACGAGCAGGAGGCTGACCCAGTGGAAGAAGTGGATGTTTCTTGGTTTCAGAAGGCGGATTTTGTAAGTGTAGAAAGCGACTTTCATCTTTCCAAAGGCGGAAAATCTATCTCTAAGCTGATCTGACTGTATCTTAACGTCAGTTCGCGCTCCTGGCCACGCGATTGGCATCCGATGGTCCAGAGCTTTCCGCAACGCGCACCTGGTGGGGACCCACGTGCAGTCTCTGTCGTCGCGTGCCCGTAGCATcaaattttttttttcgaaattaaTTGAGGCCTGTCGGGAGCGAGTTCATTTCGTCTTCCTCCGTCCTCGGATGCGGTCGTCCTGGTGCTCCGCCTCGTCCCCAAATCCGGCGATTGCGGTCGCCGGCGACGGATCTTACTCGCCGGAGACTATTTTTCGCATCAGGTCAGCCTACGCCTACTTCGATTGCTCTTCCGCACCGTCGCGCACCTTTTCCTTGCTTCTAATTTCTCTCCTCGGGTTCTCAGGGGGGGTGCCATACTTCGCCGTGGTTCTCGTTTCTGGCCGATAGGAGTGGTCGCCGGAGTCGCCGTGGACGGTTTATTACTCGCCGTAGTCTGATTTCGTCCTAGGTTGGTTTTGCGCTCCACTCCCTTTGCTCATCCCGCATCAGTGCCCGGATCTTCGTTTCTGCTTTGTTTTTCACATCTGTTTTTGTCAGGTGACATCCTTCTCCGTCGATCTACTCTTCGTGCTTGCGCAAGTGGTCTAGTACATCGTCCTCTCTCCGACAACACGCTCGACGCGATTTCCTCTGTCTTCGCCACAGTAAGGTACTCGTGATTTCTGGGCAACATCCTAGTGCATTTTGTTTTCTTAGGATGTTACTGTGTGGGCAGTTAGGATTTGTGTGATGTTTCATGTGTTTTTTGTGCATCATATGATAGCAATTTTTGTGGTATGACATCCTAATGCAGTGGATTTTTGTTGAGGATGTGATTTTCTGGGCAACATCCTAGTGCATTTGATTTTTTAGGATGTTACTGTGTTGGCAGTTAGGATTGTGTGATGTTTCATGTGTTTTTTGTGCATCATATGATAGCAATTTTTGTGGTATGACATCCTAATGCAGTGATTTTCTTGAGGATGTTACTCTGTGGTCACATAGGATTTTTTTGTGATGTCCTAATGAGGTTTGTGTGCAGCATATGATAGCAATTTTAGTGCTATGACATTGTAGTCCAGGGAACTTTTGAGGATGTAACTGTGTGGTTACTTAGGTTTTTTTTGTGATGTCCTCTAGTGGGTTGTGTGCAACATATGGTAGCAATTTTCGTGCTATGATATCTTAGTGCAGGAATTTTTTTGAGGATGTTTACTGTGTGGTCACTGAGGTTTTTGTGGTCACTGAGGGATGAGCAATGGTGTACAGGGTTTTTATACCGCATGTAACATCCTAGTGCAGGTTTGTTCTGTGTGTGCAACATCTGGTACCAAATGTGATTTTTGCTACTATAACATCCTTGTGCATGGAATTTTTTAGGATTTACTATCACATGCCATAATAACTTCTATAATAATGATTCAGATGTTTCTATAACATGCTACTGCAATTTTTATTTTTGAGGTTGTTGCTATCTGGTTAGTTAGGTTTTTTGCGATGCCATAATGTGTTGTTTTTGCAACGCCTTTTTAGCAAATTTTGTGTATTTGATTCAGAAACATGTTTTCAAACCTTGTGCCATATATGTGACATCAGTGCACCATTGTCTCAGTAACATTTTTTTGCTAAATGACATCTACACCTGTGTGGACATTTGTTATTTTCTTCCCATAATAACTTCCACCTTGTTTAATTTTCAACAGGCATCAATGACAAAGTCAAGTAGTCATAGGAAAAACAAGTCCGGCAAAAAACACAGTAAACTAAGCCTTATGCGCAAGAAGCTTACATTGAAGCACAAGGTTTCTGGATTTCATTGTGACCTACCAAGTGAAGTAGATGTATCTGTTGAAGCTGTCCGCGATGAAGTGAATGTTGTTCAAGAAACTCAAAAACAAAATGAAACAAATGTTGTTGAGGAAGAAGTAAAACCTATGAAGGTGAGATAAAGAATCTACAACTTTGTAGTACATCTTCATCATTTTTTACTAGATGTTTTTCCTCTCGTGGATGACAGGATGTACATGTTTCTCAGTAAGTCCTAATATATTCTTGTTTTGCTATTTGCATTCCCATTAAAATGTAAAATCATTCATACCCAATACAGCATGCTTTTACCGCGGTAGTTTGCAATTTCTGCAAATTCATAAACATATTGTATTCCTTTTTCCAATTACAAGTTGTCTCTTAAAacaatatcattaaatttggcaagtATAACATAGACAGTATTAACATGTATAATGTCCTTTCCCAGTTTACTTAAAGGGTTTTTTTGGCATTTGTTCTAGGTGAAGAGGAAGAAATTACTACAACGTGCATCCCCTATGAAGCTAGTGAGGTTATATCCTAGCATTACAGCTGATCAAATGACAATGATTAGGAATGTAGATTATGGTGGTTTATTGGATATCAAATGTTCGAAACTGCAACCTGAATTGTGCAAGTTTCTGATGGAAAGCTTTGATTCAGCATCGTGCAGTTTGGTCTTCCCTGGGAGAGGTTCAATCCCTATCACTGAAGAATCCGTACAAAAGGTTATAGGTGTCCCGCGTGGCAAGCTACAAGTGTCCTACGATCTCAATTCAGATGCAATAAAATTCATGCGTGAAGAAATTGGAGTTGTAGGAAAGCACCAACCAACTATCAAAGCTTTAGAAAAGAAACTTCTCACAATGAAGAAAGCTGACAGCCGGTACCTAAGATTGTTCATAATTTATGGGATGTGCTCCGTTCTAGCTCCTACTACAGGTGTACGCATTAGTCCAAGGATATACTCTTCTTTTATTcacatcaaacatgcaaaaaatCTCAATGTGTGCAAGTTTGTGATAACTATGATCCAGAAAGCAACTCAGTCAAGTTCAGAAAAGGCAATCCTAAAGTCATGCATGCTGTACATCATGGTAACTTCTTTCTGCTCCTATTCTTCATTTCCATTGATGATATTATTTTCATGCCTGGAAACAATGTCGTCTTTTCCTTATAGATTTCCCTTTTACATCTGTTACAGGTCAAATACCTAGATTCATTGCAACTAAATGATATGGATATCAGTGATGAAGGGACGCGTGTTTCAGTTTGGACCAACGCAATGGTCAGGAAAGCTATTATGCAGGACACACGACCTGATGGTTCGTTCGGCAATGCACCGGTAAACCCTTACAGAAATAGCATATGTAGTTTAACTGTAGTTTTTTTTTGCCTTTTCAACCAAAACATATGATTGTTCTCTGATATATGTTCCTCTCTGTCTATGAATCTGAAGTTGAAACCTGAATATGCGTACACATGTGCATCTGAATCAACTGAAAGAGATGTATCTGTCGAACATTCAGAAGCTCATGGGCAGGATAAAGTGAACAACCTAAGCAATGGGTCCACTGATAGGGATGAATCTATGGAGCAGTCACATACACTCGGACATGATGAAGACAACACACATTTTGAAGAACGTGCCAATGATGAATGGAAGTATGGTGACATGAATGAAGAAGAGTTTGAAGATGTCAAACCAGAAGCGTATACTGGGGGGCAAACGATACTTTTTGCAGACCCGGATGTTATTGATAGGTTCATCAGACATAATGTGCCATCTACATGCACAGCGCAAGTAAGCATGAAACAACATTTTCTTACTCTTTTTACGTCTCACCCTAGAAAATAACACCCTTACTAAAGTTGAATACAACTTCCATCTGAAAATAACATGTACGCATTGAGGTCGAATGTTACCATCAGAGGATTAATTTCTGCAAAAAATTTTACCATTGTTTTTTCTGCTTTCCaatgttccatgttttcaaacaCCACTAGTAGAATAAGACATACATTTTTTCCCAATTATACAAGAGTGACAGCAATTTCAACCAACTTTTCTGGGAAAAAACATCTGCACTAATTTTAACAACAAAAAATTGCAAACATTAGTTCAAATTCTATAGGATGTATCATTACCTGCAAATTTATTACTTCTGTACAAAAAAAATTTGCTGAGAAAACTACTTACAAACTTACTGTCATTTGTAGGAAACCTATAGATTCAAAGAAGCAATTGAGTACGCTTGTCATGGTTTTGAAGCAAGCTTGCAGATGCTAGTTCGAAACTTACCAGCCAGGGGAGACAGTAGAAACAATTCAGATTTCACAGGTCAGCAAATCAGCTCGCAGGAAACACTGACAAAGAGTAAAGATTCAGAAGCCAACACACAGTTCAAGCAGACAACCTCAAATGTTTTTTCCAAGAAGCAACCATCAACAACACATGATGACAAGACCTTCAGGATGCATTCAGGGATCAATCACAACAACAATTCTGTTTCTATGGATAAACACGAGGGTTGTGCCAGCAAGACAGTACCAGATGGACACATAGAAGGATTTGAAGAAGAGTTGAAACATGATATGGGTCCTGCTGATGACACTACCAAACCAGCCGATCCGAAACAAGATAATCCAAAACAATAGCATTCCAGCTATGAGTCCTGCTGAAGATGATGCAGATAAAGAGGTGAAAGAACATCCTGATGGCATTTCAGTGAGAGATGTTGAACAAGCATTCATCGAAGACCATAGCATTCCACCCACAGTTACTGCTCAAGATGATGCAGGCATTCAGCTGGAAGTCAAAATACCAAACATTGTGTACAAGAGCACAGTGGATCATGTCAACCATGTAGCATGCAACAATGAAGATAAAGAACTGGATGCACTTGTGGCAGAATATAAGCAGAAAAAGGGGGATAATCAAGAAGATGTTAGTAAGACCGGGACAGAAAACTTGAAGAATAACGACAGTGCCACCAATTCAGAGAAGCTGACATCAAATCAAGCTGTGGATACTGGAATCTTGGAGCACAAAAATGTAACTTACAATCAACTATCCGGTGTGATTTTTGATGATGAAGATAGTTCAGTAAGCAGTGAAGAGAAAAAAAGGATAGACTTCATGCACTATGTGGGGTTCTCACACATTCACAAGTTAAGCATACCAATCCTGCAAGTTCCAGAGATATCTGACAGTGGGATTCAAGAAAATACATCTCAACTAAGGAGCCAGATGTTGCAAAGAATCGACAAACAAGCCAGCTCCAGAAGTAACTTCTGGATTGGAATCACTAATTGATGGAAGCAAAAAAGATGAGATGGAAAAATTATTGTTAGACATGGTGCCAAAAGTAGAAGGAAACAAACGGAAAAAGGTCTCGTTCGCAGATGGACCAAGCAAGAAGATGAAAGAGGAATCAGTTTCTGTAGTTCCATCTCCATCCAGATATAGAACAAGATCTGCTGCTCGCGAAGAAATGGCTTCAAGCCCACAGAAAGCGCAGGATCTAGGTGGAGTCCAAGTAAATACAACAGCAACAAAAGGAAGAACAATGACGCCAAGAAAGACAACTCATCGCCAAGTATCAAGTCCAAGTGACAGCAATTCTCGGAGACAAACAAGACTTTCAACACTGAACACTATGGCAACAGCAAAAACTGAACACAAGAAAGAGGAAACTCCAAGTTCATCTGGAATGAAAACTACAACCAGTAGCATCCCAAGTTCAGCAAATTTCGACCCAATGAACAGGAAACTAAACTTCGACAGCACAGAATCTGAAAGGAGAATGCACGCAATGAGGATGGCTCCGGACCCACCACCTTTTGATCTAAGCACACCACCAGAAACTAATGATCAAGATGAATTAGTCGTCAACGAAGCTAACAAAGAAGTGGAGATACAAGAAGCGAAGGCTGTGGGTGCAGAACCAAACATCAAGAATACATCAGATGCATCAAGGAGCAAAACACCTGTGGTTCATGAATATCAAAAGAGAAATGTCAAGAAAGGCCACTTAGCAAAATCTCCATTCGTCAACCTAGAATCCAAGAAAAACTACAGTGTTTCCAAGTCAGTGGAAACTCTTTATAACATGGTGTGTGAGCATGGATGGAAGACTACCTCACCGACGAATAAAGAAATAGTCATTGATACAACAAATTACTATTGCAACCTCGGGCAGTTGGCAGATTCAGTTGCACCAGGGAAGATGTTGATAAATATAGTAGCTGAGATTGGAATTCACATAATGACAATGGAGAACAAAAATCCTAAGAAACACATAATGCCACTACGTGTTGCTGTAAGTAAACAATCAtcaattttctttgtttttttacaTTTTTTCATGCACTTCTTTTTGTCCACATTAATTATGCAGCATGTAATTCCTGCATCTCTTCTACAGAAATACCTCATTGATTCCCGATATGATTTAAAAGATGTTACAAGGTGTTTTGAGAACAGCCCAACCAATAGACTTGATCACAAAGAAATTGTAAGTTTGCTAACTTCTAAACTGAATTTTTTAACTGAATTTTTATACACCAGATGCGCCTCCACATTAAACTGATTTTTTTAAAGAAAACATATAGACAATAACATCCTTCTTCTAACAGGTTTGTTTCCCGACATTCGAGAAGTGGGCACGAACACCTACAAATGGTTCTGGTCACTACTGGCTGGTTGTTCTTAATGTAAGTGCAGAAAGATTTGAGATAATTGACTCGTTATCATCAAAGAAAAAGGGGGAAGCTCTTATGATGGAAGCATGTCACATGCTCATAGCGGGAATCAAGGTTATGTGGAAAAGAGAGTATGCAAAATCAAAAGTGCAAATCGCGAATTGGCCAATAGAAGTTATTGACAGTCCTCGTCAAACAAACACGTAAGATTTTCTTGTATTTGGTACTTGACAAAGACAAATAGTACACTGCTACATCAGGTTTTTTGGATATCTCAATATATGTTAACTATGTTGCTGATCCATATGATCTCCTAGGTACGACTGCGGTTTCTTTATGTTGAAGAACCTTGAGGAAAAACATGGAAGGATGGTTTCATCATTCACACAGAAGGACTTGCCAAACATCAGGGAACTGTACACTGACAAATGGCTCCGCACGGAGAACAAAGCACCTTGGGGCTTATATATCTAGCTATGCTTCTTGATGTTAAGGTAATGAAGCTGCTTCTCCTCATTTTTCCTCAAGGAATTACATCTGGAATTTCTATGTAATGTGTCTTCTCATTTTTTACACAAAATCACATGCAAGTTAACACTTCACTTCAAAGAACAAAAAAACTTACATAAAATGAGAATGTAAATTGCAACCTTGCTGAATAATATATTCAAAATGGACTCTGAAACCATGTATCCATGTTAACATAAGAACAAACTCTGAATCCATGTCTCCATGTCTAAATCTTAATTACTACCAAACCATTTTTGATTCCTATCACTGGAAAAATTGATGAAAAGGGAATTTCTCTGGATTTGCCAATCTTACTGGACAATTCCTTGCATCATGATCGATTTCACCACAAACACTACAAGTAGTTGGGTTAGGTTTCTTTAGCTGGAGTCCACCTTTCTTCCTTTTACTGCATGGTCTTCCTTTAGCTGCAGTAACAGGGGGGTCTTTTGCTTTCTTGTTTCTAGATTGAGAAACATCTTCATCCATTCTTCCCTCAAAGGGAGAAGAATCTGAAATATCTTCGATCATAGTGACTTGCTTTTCCTCCTCTTCAGTGCATCTGCATTAGCTTTCTTCAAAGCAGCTAGTTCTTTGCTCATTGCAATCATGTGCTTGTCTGCTA
This Lolium perenne isolate Kyuss_39 chromosome 1, Kyuss_2.0, whole genome shotgun sequence DNA region includes the following protein-coding sequences:
- the LOC127313320 gene encoding uncharacterized protein; this translates as MWALNMKAGGPCLTPTRPAPATRAGAPLAAAAGKTGPWSSCRRRGPAVRPLVAVRASGRRGIHGAGGSEDEEAKSKASSSGSGDASVPTGDSSDGLNEPPDESNSTEPINISNSNYWRDVRANLVRREQELLIDPSVPGESKASSEESVHQLPQKWAHPITMPEAGCVLVATEVLDDDSIFERTVILLLRLGTRGTFDGPFGVILNRPLYTKIKNVNPSSFRDQTTPFGDCALFFGGPVDMSMFLVRTKDSSRLKGFEEVIPGICFGFRTELEKAGVLMKSGAIRTEDLRFFVGHAAWDYEQLLSEIRAGYWAVASCSTELISDAVSTDPSCLWTEILQLMGGDYSELSQKPKQDSA